CGTGCGCTTCGAGCATCTGCCGGAAATCCATCCGGTAGACGTGATCGGCCCCGATGACCACGACGATGTCCGGCTTCTCGTCATTGACGAGATTGAGGCTCTGCAGGATCGCGTCTGCGGAGCCCGTGAACCACCGTTTGCCGAGGCGCTGTTGTGCGGGTACCGACGTCACGTAGGAGTCGAGCAGAGAGGACATCCGCCAGGTCGTGGAGATGTGCCGGTCGAGGCTGTGCGACTTGTACTGCGTGAGCACGACCACCTGTCGGAGGCCCGAGTTGATGAGGTTCGAGATCGCGAAGTCGATGAGCCGATACTGCCCGCCGAACGGCACCGCGGGTTTGGCGCGATCCATCGTGAGGGGCATGAGTCGCTTTCCCTCGCCGCCGGCGAGGATGATCCCGAAAACCTTCAACGGTGCCGACATGGCTCCACCATAGATGCCGATTACCGCCTTGTACTAGCGTTCAGAACATGCGCGTCGACATGATTACGAAGGAGTACCCGCCCGAGATCTACGGCGGGGCCGGAGTGCACGTCGCAGAGCTCGTGAAAGCCCTGCGACCGCACGTCGATGTGCAGGTTCGCGCCTTCGGATCCGAGCGGGATGAACAGGGGACGAACTCTTATCGAACGCCCCTCGAGCTGGCCTCCGCGAACCCCGCGCTGCAGACGCTCGGCACCGATCTGGTCATGGTTCCCGACATCGCCGGTGCCGACATCGTGCACAGTCACACCTGGTACGCGAACTTTGCCGGCCACCTCGCGTCGCAGCTGCACGGCATCCCGCATGTGCTGACCGCGCACAGCCTGGAACCGCTGCGGCCGTGGAAAGCGGAGCAGCTCGGCGGTGGCTACGTGGTCAGCAGCGGCATCGAGCGGCTCGCCTACGAGAACGCGGACGCGATCATCGCGGTGAGTGCAGGAATGCGCGCGGACATTCTGCGCAGCTACCCGCAGGTCGATCCCGCACGTGTGCGGGTCATTCACAACGGCATCGACGTCAACGCGTGGCATCCCGTGCACAACCCCGATTTCGTGCGGGCCCAGGGGATCGATCCGGATCGTCCGTCCATCGTGTTCGTCGGACGGATCACCCGGCAGAAGGGCCTGCCCTATCTGCTGCGCGCCGCCGCGCTCCTTCCGCCTGAGGTGCAGCTCGTGCTCTGTGCCGGCGCGCCCGACACCGCCGAGATTATGGCCGAGGTGCAGGCGGGGGTGCGCGCGCTGCAGCAGTCGCGTGACGGTGTCGTCTGGATCGAGCGGATGCTTCCGCGGGATCAGCTCTCGGCGATCCTCTCTGCGGCCACGACCTTCGTCTGCCCCTCTGTCTACGAACCCCTGGGCATCGTGAACCTGGAGGCCATGGCATGCGGCGCGGCCGTCGTAGGGACAGCGACCGGCGGCATCCCGGAGGTCGTCGATGATGGCGTCACCGGGCGTCTCGTGCCGATCGAGCAGCTTCAGGACGGCACCGGGACGCCCGTCGATCCCGATCGCTTCGTCACGGACCTCGCCGCTGTCCTCACAGAGGTCGCAATCGATCCGGACCGCGCGGCCGCCTACGGGGCGGCAGGGCGAGAGCGCGCCGCCCAGGAGTTCAGCTGGGCCGCGATCGCCGACACGACCCGCGGTCTCTACACGGAGCTGGGCGCGTGAGCCGATAGGCTGGGGAGCATGTCTGGCGCCCTGGAATTCAGCGACGTCGTCGTGCGTCGCGACGGCCGAAACATCATCGATCACGTGACCCTGTCCGTCGAAGATGACCAACGCTGGGTCGTCCTCGGCCCGAACGGCGCCGGCAAGACGACGCTGCTGCAGCTCGCTGATACCCTCATGCACCCGACTTCGGGTCGCGTGGACATTCTGGGGGAGACGCTCGGGCACGTCGACGTCTTCGAGTTGCGCCCGCGCATCGGCTTCGCCTCGTCGGCGATGGCACGTCGAATCCCGGCGTCCGAGACGGTGCTCAACACGGTGATGACTGCCGCCTACTCGGTCACAGGGCGCTGGAATGAAGAGTACGAGTCGCTCGATGAGCGCCGTGCACGCCGCGTCCTCGCACAGTGGAAGCTCGAGCACCTCGCGGAGCGCACGTTCGGAACAC
The DNA window shown above is from Microbacterium keratanolyticum and carries:
- the glgA gene encoding glycogen synthase; amino-acid sequence: MRVDMITKEYPPEIYGGAGVHVAELVKALRPHVDVQVRAFGSERDEQGTNSYRTPLELASANPALQTLGTDLVMVPDIAGADIVHSHTWYANFAGHLASQLHGIPHVLTAHSLEPLRPWKAEQLGGGYVVSSGIERLAYENADAIIAVSAGMRADILRSYPQVDPARVRVIHNGIDVNAWHPVHNPDFVRAQGIDPDRPSIVFVGRITRQKGLPYLLRAAALLPPEVQLVLCAGAPDTAEIMAEVQAGVRALQQSRDGVVWIERMLPRDQLSAILSAATTFVCPSVYEPLGIVNLEAMACGAAVVGTATGGIPEVVDDGVTGRLVPIEQLQDGTGTPVDPDRFVTDLAAVLTEVAIDPDRAAAYGAAGRERAAQEFSWAAIADTTRGLYTELGA
- a CDS encoding ABC transporter ATP-binding protein produces the protein MSGALEFSDVVVRRDGRNIIDHVTLSVEDDQRWVVLGPNGAGKTTLLQLADTLMHPTSGRVDILGETLGHVDVFELRPRIGFASSAMARRIPASETVLNTVMTAAYSVTGRWNEEYESLDERRARRVLAQWKLEHLAERTFGTLSDGEQKRVQIARAVMTDPELLLLDEPTASLDLGAREELLILLGEYAQSPMTPAMVMVTHHVEEIPVGFTHVLLLRDGAIVAAGPLAETLTAQALTETFGMPIALTHEAGRYAARSAG